A window of Ketobacter sp. MCCC 1A13808 contains these coding sequences:
- a CDS encoding type I polyketide synthase, with protein MSKSTQELMLNALKEIKTLKRQLAKFEKTAHEPIAIIGMGCRYPGGSKSPDAFWQNLYNGVDCITQQDNHERWNMDDLYDPNPDTPGKIYSKGLGIIDEPDQFDAEFFGVSPREADDIDPQHRLLLEVCHETMETAGYAPGRLSGSRVGVFVGIASNDYAHLGSMFGKAEDLTPWQGIGNAMSAAPCRISYLYNFKGPALALDTACSSSLTALHYACESLRKGECDSALTGGVHLVLNPAISIVFAKARMLAEDGRCKTFDAAADGYVRSEGCGIVMLKRLSDAVADGDNILALVKGTGINQDGKSQGFTAPNESAQEDCIRAALQQAQLQAEDVSYVEAHGTGTPLGDPIELGALNTVYCAGQPRRHPLLVGSAKTNIGHSEAAAGAAGLIKLIQSLQHRTIPPHINYSTPNPYIPWNKMAIQVTDKLIPWDQYAATDGKLRAGLSAFAFTGTNVHVILEEYVPKAAKAKAEEATAPAPWVPGLVLTSGKQLQAVSEWQDAMLQQLSERPHLDLQQIAKTCASGRDHYKFRAAFLAQDSRELKSQLAHKRGQQNGILRGQKKKPTYKVAFVFSGQGAQFEGMGQALYDSTPVFKTHFDQVAEELNPFLAEGNTEGDTLSLQSIMWGEHQSRLNQTRYTQPALFALEYALAKTWMHWGVKPDCVSGHSVGEITAATIAGVFTLEDACKLIADRARLMGETERGSMLVVFANESDTESLIRNHDDVSVCAVNGPLNTVVGGKPEHIEALQTELKQQQVDCRLLPVQHAFHTQAMEPILDQFHSRIEQLQYTTPRIRVLSNLNGQHLGKQMACADYWVQQIRQPVNFLACANSIIEAGVDLALEIGPGAALLSMLQDTHAAVTAADELVTVASQQKNRCGLDTLTHSLAQIYVAGIDLNWANIMPAKEVSPVILPTYAFQRKSYWNDTLRAHLERQELPEKAKNWLYQLRWDVTQTLNDLPIGQGAWLLLFPTYSIADAFASQVGANASGVTTGCYELSDEGAVLEVSQEREAVPAQGQASPLLARVIEKATANLPVDPQTEGERLPLKIVISTAQLGQLNNAAQYDALTGLMLSIAKTVQQAANVELWFITESAYAIADQQQEVQPEQAMILGFAKNLVLELAGKVRAVLDVDQWNAVVAKQCSQIMSNGVSEPWIALREQRLLAPAITRVQPESLAKRNLKLSETGFYVIAGGTGSLGLAIAEWMVRQGAQHIALLSRSGVGDEAAERVDALRKLGAQIVVPTVDLADRAALESILDSLRQDRVLAGVVHAAGQFELSPIQELDTQRCSRLMANKVLGMQWLDELTSHDDLQFFAGYSSIASVWGSAGNFHYCAANQVVDAVIQRRHQQGKTAVALNWGPWAESGMVSHESADQAEKRGLLQISQATGTQTFGRLLASDQNQLIVADMLWHRFKPIMDITAMGSLFRSVQDVDSVEDLLNVEVELNQEDLLFKQELAECAQEERAERLLGYLKQQLANALQLMPDEVDVTQPLIDMGIDSLMAVEFKNRVTKVTEVELPVVRMLGGANLRDVAQWMADGYQEQLENKTACGQPLSEEDEDDALIEGVL; from the coding sequence ATGAGCAAATCAACACAAGAATTGATGCTAAACGCGTTAAAAGAAATAAAAACGCTAAAGCGCCAGCTGGCCAAATTTGAAAAGACAGCCCACGAACCGATCGCCATTATCGGTATGGGTTGTCGCTATCCCGGTGGCTCCAAAAGCCCCGATGCGTTCTGGCAGAATCTATATAACGGGGTCGACTGTATTACTCAGCAGGATAACCATGAACGCTGGAATATGGACGATCTTTATGATCCCAATCCCGATACTCCGGGTAAAATTTACAGCAAAGGGCTGGGTATTATTGACGAGCCGGACCAGTTTGATGCTGAGTTTTTTGGCGTTTCACCGCGCGAGGCTGATGACATCGATCCACAACATCGTTTGTTGCTGGAAGTGTGCCATGAAACCATGGAAACTGCCGGCTATGCGCCGGGCCGTTTGAGCGGCAGCCGGGTTGGCGTATTTGTGGGAATCGCCTCAAACGATTATGCCCATCTGGGCAGCATGTTCGGAAAAGCCGAAGACCTGACGCCCTGGCAGGGCATCGGTAATGCCATGAGCGCAGCGCCTTGCCGGATTTCCTACTTGTACAATTTTAAGGGGCCAGCGTTGGCTCTGGATACCGCGTGTTCCTCATCGTTGACTGCGCTGCACTATGCGTGTGAATCCTTGCGCAAAGGAGAATGTGATTCTGCTCTGACCGGCGGGGTACACCTGGTACTTAATCCGGCGATCTCGATTGTGTTTGCCAAAGCCCGGATGCTGGCGGAAGACGGACGTTGTAAAACATTCGATGCCGCCGCCGACGGATACGTGCGTTCTGAAGGCTGTGGCATCGTCATGCTGAAGCGGCTATCGGACGCTGTCGCCGATGGCGATAATATTCTGGCGCTGGTAAAAGGTACCGGTATTAATCAGGACGGCAAATCCCAGGGCTTTACCGCACCTAATGAGTCTGCTCAGGAAGATTGTATCCGTGCCGCTCTTCAGCAGGCACAACTGCAGGCTGAAGACGTCAGCTATGTCGAAGCGCACGGCACCGGCACGCCGTTGGGTGATCCCATCGAATTGGGGGCACTGAACACGGTATATTGTGCAGGACAGCCGCGCAGGCACCCGCTGTTGGTGGGTTCCGCCAAAACCAATATTGGTCACAGTGAAGCCGCCGCCGGGGCCGCTGGGCTGATCAAACTCATCCAGTCATTGCAACATCGGACCATTCCTCCGCACATCAACTACTCCACTCCCAACCCCTATATTCCCTGGAATAAAATGGCCATTCAGGTCACCGATAAACTCATTCCCTGGGATCAGTATGCGGCGACGGACGGCAAGCTGCGTGCAGGCTTAAGCGCATTTGCGTTTACCGGCACAAATGTGCATGTGATTCTGGAGGAGTATGTACCGAAAGCGGCAAAAGCCAAGGCAGAGGAAGCTACGGCGCCTGCCCCCTGGGTACCAGGACTGGTACTTACCTCCGGTAAACAATTACAGGCTGTTTCGGAATGGCAGGATGCCATGTTGCAGCAATTGAGTGAACGTCCGCATCTGGATTTGCAGCAGATCGCCAAGACCTGCGCCAGCGGGCGGGACCATTATAAATTTCGTGCCGCGTTTTTAGCGCAGGACAGCCGCGAATTGAAATCACAGTTGGCCCATAAACGGGGTCAGCAAAACGGCATTCTGCGCGGTCAGAAAAAGAAGCCCACGTATAAAGTGGCGTTTGTTTTTTCAGGGCAAGGCGCTCAGTTTGAAGGCATGGGGCAAGCGCTCTACGACTCAACTCCCGTATTCAAAACCCACTTTGACCAGGTAGCAGAAGAGCTTAATCCATTTTTGGCAGAGGGGAATACGGAAGGCGACACCCTCAGTCTTCAGTCCATTATGTGGGGCGAGCACCAGAGCCGGTTAAACCAAACCCGTTATACACAGCCGGCGCTATTTGCGCTGGAATACGCCTTGGCAAAAACCTGGATGCATTGGGGAGTGAAGCCGGATTGCGTGTCCGGTCACAGCGTCGGCGAAATAACCGCTGCCACCATTGCTGGTGTATTCACACTTGAGGATGCCTGCAAACTGATAGCTGACCGTGCCCGCTTGATGGGTGAAACAGAGCGGGGCAGTATGCTCGTGGTTTTTGCCAACGAGTCGGATACGGAGAGTTTAATCCGGAATCACGATGATGTATCGGTTTGTGCTGTAAACGGGCCGCTCAATACAGTGGTCGGTGGTAAGCCTGAGCACATCGAAGCGCTGCAAACCGAGCTAAAGCAACAACAGGTAGATTGCCGGCTGTTGCCGGTTCAGCATGCGTTCCATACCCAGGCAATGGAGCCGATTCTGGACCAGTTCCACAGTCGTATCGAGCAACTGCAATACACGACACCGCGCATACGAGTGCTGTCCAATTTGAACGGTCAGCACCTGGGCAAGCAAATGGCTTGTGCGGATTATTGGGTACAGCAAATCCGTCAGCCGGTGAACTTTCTGGCTTGCGCCAACAGTATCATTGAGGCCGGCGTAGACCTGGCGCTGGAAATCGGACCCGGCGCGGCCCTGCTTTCTATGCTGCAGGATACCCATGCAGCAGTGACTGCAGCAGATGAACTGGTTACGGTCGCGAGCCAGCAAAAAAACCGATGCGGGCTGGATACGTTGACCCACAGTCTGGCTCAAATTTATGTGGCCGGAATCGACCTGAACTGGGCCAATATCATGCCGGCAAAAGAAGTCTCTCCGGTGATCTTGCCGACCTATGCCTTTCAGCGAAAAAGTTATTGGAACGACACCTTGCGCGCCCATCTTGAGCGTCAGGAATTGCCAGAGAAAGCCAAAAACTGGCTGTATCAGTTACGTTGGGATGTAACTCAGACCCTGAACGATCTGCCCATCGGTCAGGGAGCCTGGTTGCTGTTGTTCCCAACGTATTCCATTGCCGACGCGTTTGCCTCACAAGTGGGGGCAAATGCATCCGGGGTTACTACCGGGTGCTATGAACTCAGTGATGAGGGTGCGGTGCTGGAAGTCAGTCAGGAGCGGGAAGCCGTTCCGGCTCAAGGGCAGGCCAGTCCGTTACTGGCTCGCGTTATTGAAAAAGCAACAGCCAATTTGCCTGTCGACCCGCAAACAGAGGGCGAACGCTTACCGCTGAAGATTGTGATCTCGACCGCTCAACTTGGGCAGCTGAACAACGCTGCGCAATACGATGCGCTCACCGGCTTGATGTTGAGCATTGCCAAAACCGTGCAGCAAGCGGCTAATGTGGAGTTGTGGTTTATTACTGAATCCGCTTATGCCATTGCGGATCAGCAGCAGGAAGTGCAACCCGAGCAGGCGATGATACTGGGCTTTGCGAAAAACCTGGTGCTGGAATTGGCAGGCAAAGTACGTGCGGTTCTGGACGTGGATCAATGGAATGCGGTAGTCGCCAAACAATGTTCGCAGATTATGAGCAATGGTGTCAGCGAACCATGGATAGCGCTTCGGGAGCAACGATTGCTGGCTCCGGCGATTACCCGCGTGCAGCCCGAAAGTTTGGCCAAGCGCAATCTGAAATTGAGCGAAACCGGGTTCTATGTCATCGCCGGGGGTACTGGTTCCCTGGGCTTGGCAATTGCTGAATGGATGGTGCGGCAGGGCGCTCAACACATTGCCTTGTTAAGTCGTAGTGGCGTGGGTGACGAGGCGGCCGAACGGGTCGATGCGCTGCGTAAGCTCGGTGCCCAAATTGTCGTCCCTACGGTGGATCTGGCAGATCGTGCCGCGTTAGAGAGTATACTTGACTCCTTACGACAGGACCGTGTTCTGGCCGGAGTCGTGCACGCCGCCGGGCAATTTGAGTTGAGCCCGATTCAGGAGTTGGATACGCAGCGCTGTAGTCGCTTGATGGCGAATAAAGTGCTGGGAATGCAATGGTTGGACGAACTCACCAGTCACGACGATCTACAGTTTTTCGCTGGCTATTCTTCTATCGCCTCAGTATGGGGCTCCGCTGGGAATTTCCATTATTGTGCCGCTAACCAAGTGGTGGATGCCGTGATTCAGCGTCGCCACCAACAGGGCAAGACCGCCGTTGCACTCAACTGGGGGCCCTGGGCAGAGTCCGGAATGGTTTCCCATGAATCGGCAGATCAGGCTGAAAAACGCGGCCTGTTGCAAATCAGTCAGGCCACCGGAACGCAAACTTTCGGCAGGTTATTAGCGAGCGATCAAAACCAGTTAATCGTCGCGGATATGCTCTGGCATCGTTTTAAACCGATCATGGATATTACGGCGATGGGCAGCTTGTTCCGCTCAGTCCAGGATGTGGATTCGGTTGAGGATTTGCTGAATGTTGAGGTAGAGCTGAACCAGGAAGATTTACTGTTTAAGCAAGAGTTGGCGGAGTGTGCGCAGGAGGAGCGGGCCGAACGTTTGCTCGGTTATCTGAAACAGCAGCTAGCGAATGCGCTGCAATTGATGCCGGACGAAGTGGATGTAACCCAGCCGCTTATCGACATGGGTATTGATTCGTTAATGGCGGTGGAATTCAAAAACCGCGTCACCAAAGTAACCGAAGTCGAACTGCCGGTCGTGCGAATGCTGGGTGGTGCTAATTTGCGTGATGTAGCGCAATGGATGGCGGACGGCTATCAGGAACAGTTGGAAAATAAAACCGCTTGTGGGCAGCCGCTTTCCGAGGAAGATGAAGACGACGCTCTGATTGAAGGTGTTTTATGA